A region of Silurus meridionalis isolate SWU-2019-XX chromosome 17, ASM1480568v1, whole genome shotgun sequence DNA encodes the following proteins:
- the wasb gene encoding LOW QUALITY PROTEIN: WASP actin nucleation promoting factor b (The sequence of the model RefSeq protein was modified relative to this genomic sequence to represent the inferred CDS: deleted 2 bases in 1 codon): protein MSKGKSKGQENVHSSLLSIQENERLLDLLGRRCVTMATAVVQLYMALPHSPAHWNLQHTGVVCFVKDNPRRSYFIRLYDIKEGKMVWEQELYNQMTYSNPKPFFHSFPADDCQVGLNFANDQESEQFRKILEDKINQRSNRQEKRLNAPTEEKRALPPPPPSNGPQMLPGGMTTRDIPNPDILASRYRPPSIPVPAPAAFGTKKDKKGKKKGPRLTKADIGAPSGFKHVTHVGWDPNTGFDTNNLDPDLKKLFSCAGISEDQLTDKETSKIIYDFIEQSGGLDAVKEEMRKQDTMGPPSRSIPPVPGGAPPAAPPPRGDRSLPPIPGQPPPAPPSRNQRAPHREHLPPPPPPGKTGPPHPPPPSIGYLAPPTNLASAGMSGGGAPPPPPPPPPPPPPAPVISSNGRSPVSNPSSSSGGGRGALLDQIRLGTKLKTVTDSPDSHSSSQDQDGEGIVGALMMVMQKRSKVIHSSEDEEDDGVEDEDDDEWDD, encoded by the exons ATGAGCAAGGGGAAGTCTAAAGGGCAGGAGAATGTGCACAGCTCTCTCCTCAGCATCCAGGAGAATGAGCGTCTGTTGGACTTGCTGGGCCGGAGATGTGTG ACTATGGCCACTGCTGTTGTGCAGCTCTATATGGCCCTTCCCCACAGTCCAGCCCACTGGAATCTACAGCATACCGGAGTGGTGTGTTTTGTCAAAGACAACCCACGCCGTTCATACTTCATCCGCCTTTATGACATCAAG GAGGGGAAAATGGTATGGGAGCAAGAGTTATATAATCAGATGACTTACTCCAATCCAAAGCCATTTTTTCACAGTTTTCCTGCAGAT GACTGCCAAGTGGGTCTGAACTTTGCAAATGATCAGGAATCGGAGCAGTTCAGAAAAATATTAGAAGACAAGATCAACCAGAGATCCAATCGTCAAG aaaAAAGGCTGAATGCTCCAACTGAAG AAAAACGAGCACTACCACCCCCACCACCGTCAAATG gTCCACAGATGCTGCCAGGTGGCATGACCACAAGAGATATCCCAAACCCTGACATTTTGGCCTCTCGGTATCGGCCTCCTAGTATCCCTGTGCCTGCACCTGCAGCTTTTGGC ActaaaaaggataaaaaggGGAAGAAAAAGGGACCTCGACTTACGAAGGCAGATATCGGGGCACCCAGTGGTTTTAA GCATGTCACACATGTAGGATGGGATCCAAACACTGGTTTTGAT ACCAATAATCTGGACCCAGATCTGAAAAAACTGTTTTCTTGTGCTGGTATCAGTGAAGACCAGctgacagacaaagagacatccAAAATTATCTATGACTTCATTGAGCAGTCTGGTGGCCTGGATGCTGTCAAAGAGGAGATGAGGAAACAGG ATACTATGGGTCCTCCATCTCGGAGTATTCCCCCAGTGCCAGGTGGTGCACCTCCTGCAGCCCCTCCACCTCGTGGGGACCGTAGCCTTCCTCCCATCCCTGGTCAACCTCCACCAGCTCCCCCATCCCGTAATCAGCGAGCGCCTCATCGTGAACACCTTCCACCCCCTCCTCCGCCTGGAAAAACTGGACCTCCACATCCACCTCCTCCCTCTATTGGTTACTTAGCTCCCCCCACAAATCTTGCTAGTGCTGGTATGAGTGGAGGAGGtgcacctccacctcctcctccccctccacctcctccacctcctgctCCTGTCATTAGCTCCAATGGTCGCAGCCCAGTTAGTAATCCTTCCTCAAGTTCAGGAGGAGGCAGAGGAGCATTACTTGACCAGATACGACTGGGCACCAAGCTAAAGACT GTTACAGATAGTCCTGATTCTCATTCTTCATCACAAGATCAAGATGGTGAGGGCATTGTTGGAGCTCTGATGATGGTGATGCAGAAAAGAAGCAAAGTCATTCATTCCTCAG aagatgaagaagatgatggagttgaggatgaagatgatgatgaatgggATGACTAA
- the slc38a5b gene encoding sodium-coupled neutral amino acid transporter 5b — MELQKLSNGHHQEFQPLEDGLSPEQENFIPHKSSGEKKTQFTDFEGKTSFGMSVFNLSNAIMGSGILGLSYAMSNTGIIMFLFLLICIAILSSYSIHLLLKSAGVVGIRAYEQLGKRAFGQVGKILAALVITMHNIGAMSSYLFIVKYELPLVIQAFLGLHHSSGQWYLNGNYLIIFVSICIILPLATMRQLGYLGYTSGFSLTCMVFFLISVIYKKFNIPCPFEDFNNHTTVNFTMEEECEAKFFTVNQQTAYTVPILAFAFVCHPEVLPIYTELRNPSKRRMQAIANVSILSMFVMYLMTAIFGYLTFYGNTETELLHTYSKVDPLDVLILCVRLAVLVAVTLTVPVVLFPIRRALLQLIFPKKPFHWARHICIAVCLLFVVNLLVIFVPNIRDIFGIIGATSAPSLIFILPGLFYIRIVPIDQEPLSSRPKIQAICFTALGFIFMTMSLTFIALDWISGENRSGGGH; from the exons ATGGAACTTCAGAAACTATCAAATGGACACCATCAGGAATTCCAGCCTCTGGAGGATGG TTTGTCACCAGAGCAAGAAAACTTTATACCACATAAGAGcagcggggaaaaaaaaacccagtttaCAGAT TTCGAAGGGAAGACCTCATTTGGAATGTCCGTGTTTAACCTCAGCAACGCTATCATGGGCAGTGGAATCCTGGGACTGTCATATGCCATGTCTAATACTGGCATAATTATGTTCCT gtTCCTGTTGATATGCATTGCAATACTTTCATCTTATTCTATTCATCTCCTTCTAAAGAGTGCTGGAGTCGTTG GTATTCGTGCATATGAGCAGCTCGGGAAAAGAGCTTTCGGTCAAGTGGGAAAAATACTGGCAGCTCTTGTCATAACAATGCACAACATTGGAG CAATGTCTAGCTATCTCTTCATTGTGAAATATGAGTTACCTTTGGTCATTCAAGCCTTTTTGGGGCTTCACCATAGCAGTGG acaGTGGTATCTGAATGGCAACTATTTGATCATATTTGTCTCTATCTGTATTATTCTCCCACTGGCTACGATGAGACAACTTG GGTACCTGGGCTACACCAGTGGGTTCTCACTCACTTGTATGGTTTTCTTCCTCATCTCA GTCATCTACAAGAAGTTCAACATCCCATGCCCTTTTGAGGATTTTAACAATCACACCACAGTCAATTTCACAATGGAAGAAGAATGTGAGGCCAAGTTCTTCACTGTCAACCAGCAG ACGGCCTATACAGTTCCCATTTTGGCCTTTGCATTTGTGTGCCACCCTGAAGTGCTGCCTATCTACACTGAATTGCGCAA CCCAAGTAAGCGACGTATGCAGGCCATCGCCAATGTATCCATCCTAAGCATGTTTGTAATGTACCTGATGACCGCAATCTTTGGATACCTCACCTTTTATG GAAATACAGAGACAGAGCTGCTGCACACCTATAGCAAAGTGGACCCGCTGGATGTATTGATCCTGTGTGTGAGACTGGCTGTACTAGTGGCTGTCACACTGACTGTGCCTGTGGTGCTTTTCCCG ATTCGACGAGCTCTGCTGCAACTGATTTTCCCCAAGAAACCTTTTCACTGGGCTCGTCACATATGCATCGCTGTGTGCCTCCTTTTTGTCGTCAATTTGCTTGTCATCTTTGTACCCAACATCCGAGACATTTTTGGCATCATCG GTGCCACCTCTGCACCAAGCTTGATCTTCATCCTTCCAGGCCTCTTCTATATCCGCATTGTTCCAATAGACCAGGAACCACTCTCCTCAAGACCAAAAATTCAG GCTATTTGTTTCACGGCCCTGGGTTTCATCTTTATGACGATGAGTTTAACCTTCATAGCCCTGGACTGGATCAGTGGAGAGAACCGCAGTGGTGGGGGACACTAA